From a region of the Methanobrevibacter sp. TMH8 genome:
- a CDS encoding LL-diaminopimelate aminotransferase has translation MSVKINENYLLLENSYLFIEIARRVEEFQEKNPNSDIIRMGIGDVTKPLTSTVIKAFKNAVDEMGDEKTFMGYGPEQGYSFLAEAIIKNDFEPLGIDLSVDEVFISDGSKCDTGNIQEIFGLDNKVAVTDPVYPVYVDTNVMAGRTGNINDKGMYEGLIYLPCTKENDFVPELPKENVDIIYLCFPNNPTGTTLTKDQLAKFIDYAKENNALILFDAAYERFITENNVPHSIYEIEGAKEVAIEFRSFSKTAGFTGARCAYTIVPKELKAFDSENNPQSVNKLWNRRQTTKFNGVSYPVQRAAEATYSKDGKRELEENIDYYMKNAKIIRESLSKIGLDVYGGINSPYIWVKTPKNMDSWEFFDFLLNETNVVGTPGAGFGPSGEGYLRLTAFNTLENTKKAMKRISDLSF, from the coding sequence TTGTCTGTAAAAATTAATGAAAACTATCTTTTATTAGAAAATAGCTATCTATTTATTGAGATTGCAAGAAGAGTTGAAGAATTCCAAGAAAAGAATCCTAATAGCGATATTATTCGTATGGGTATTGGAGATGTAACAAAACCCCTAACTTCTACTGTTATAAAAGCATTTAAAAATGCTGTTGATGAAATGGGTGATGAAAAAACTTTTATGGGTTATGGTCCTGAACAAGGATACTCATTTTTAGCTGAAGCTATAATAAAAAATGATTTTGAACCTCTTGGAATAGATTTATCTGTAGATGAAGTTTTTATTAGTGATGGGTCAAAATGTGACACTGGTAATATTCAAGAAATATTTGGGTTAGATAATAAAGTTGCTGTTACTGATCCTGTCTATCCAGTTTATGTAGATACTAATGTTATGGCTGGTAGAACAGGTAATATTAATGATAAAGGAATGTATGAAGGATTAATTTATCTTCCATGCACAAAAGAAAATGATTTTGTCCCAGAATTACCAAAAGAAAATGTTGATATTATTTATCTTTGTTTTCCAAATAATCCTACAGGAACTACACTTACTAAAGATCAATTAGCTAAATTCATTGATTATGCAAAAGAAAATAATGCATTAATCCTTTTTGATGCAGCTTATGAAAGGTTTATTACTGAAAACAATGTTCCTCATAGTATTTATGAAATTGAAGGTGCAAAAGAAGTAGCTATTGAATTTAGAAGTTTTTCAAAAACTGCTGGATTTACAGGGGCTAGATGTGCCTATACTATTGTTCCAAAAGAACTTAAAGCCTTTGACAGTGAGAATAATCCTCAATCTGTTAATAAACTGTGGAATAGAAGGCAAACCACAAAATTTAATGGTGTTTCTTATCCAGTTCAAAGAGCAGCTGAAGCTACTTATAGTAAAGATGGAAAAAGAGAACTTGAAGAAAATATTGATTATTATATGAAAAATGCAAAAATAATTAGGGAAAGTTTATCTAAAATAGGTTTAGATGTTTATGGTGGGATTAATTCTCCTTATATTTGGGTTAAAACACCAAAAAATATGGATTCCTGGGAATTCTTTGACTTCCTTCTTAATGAAACAAATGTAGTTGGAACACCTGGTGCAGGTTTTGGACCTAGTGGTGAGGGTTATTTAAGATTAACTGCATTTAATACATTAGAAAACACTAAAAAAGCAATGAAAAGAATATCTGACCTTTCATTTTAA
- a CDS encoding TetR/AcrR family transcriptional regulator encodes MNTKDKILETTFLLSLKYGYANVSIKQIKEECGMSASSIYHYFTDKDDILSQMIDKYILNIVDYNNEIMKNVSGSFIEKLKFIFYYSIGINIKEESQVKITKEPINYKNYHLMFNSIYHQYPEYREKFNKLNESMLLFFKELIDEAIENNEIGNVNSEEVAIFIFSIIKGYTELWVGLPEYSLDEIIDININNIWRAIK; translated from the coding sequence ATGAATACTAAAGATAAAATTCTTGAAACAACGTTTTTATTATCACTTAAATATGGTTATGCTAATGTATCTATAAAGCAAATTAAAGAAGAGTGTGGAATGTCTGCTAGTTCTATATATCATTATTTTACTGATAAAGACGATATACTTTCTCAAATGATAGATAAATATATTTTAAATATTGTTGATTATAATAATGAAATTATGAAAAATGTAAGTGGTTCATTTATTGAAAAATTAAAATTCATTTTTTATTATAGTATAGGCATAAATATTAAAGAAGAATCTCAGGTTAAAATAACAAAGGAACCTATTAATTATAAAAATTATCATTTAATGTTCAATAGCATTTATCATCAGTATCCTGAATACCGAGAGAAGTTTAATAAATTAAATGAGAGTATGCTTCTTTTTTTTAAGGAATTAATTGATGAAGCAATAGAAAATAATGAAATAGGTAATGTTAATTCAGAAGAAGTTGCAATTTTTATTTTTTCAATTATTAAAGGATATACAGAACTTTGGGTGGGATTGCCGGAATATTCTTTAGATGAAATTATAGATATTAATATAAACAATATATGGCGTGCAATAAAGTAA
- a CDS encoding glutamate--tRNA ligase yields the protein MDELEKTIYKYALLNAIKHKGNGNPGAVMGAIMSSEPDLRKDAKKIGPISGKLVAKVNQMSLEEQESEITKLGVDLNDQKSKEKSNNKEKGLTDLPGSHDGIVMRFAPNPSGPLHIGHARAAVPNAEYVKRYNGKLILRIEDTDPKRIYPPAYDMIPEDLHWLGIEFNEIYYQSDRFPIYYEYAEKLIKIGAAYMCTCDGGDFKKLKDECESCPCRGNSPEENMELWKEFPTMKSGQAVLRVKTDINHKNPAIRDWVAMRIVDEEHPRIGTKYRIYPMMNFSVAIDDHLMGMSHVLRGKDHLANSEKQKYLYEHMGWDIPKFIHYGRLKMEDIALSTSKALNGIETGEYSGWDDPRLGTLRAIARRGIQAKTLHDLMIEIGVKMSDSAISWKKIYGLNRNILEEKANRYFFVPNPKKIEIVNLTESLNDNLNDNLSENSDKNSFSDDLNLPETIERPLHPDYLDRGNRKLVFDGEVYIPSDDLNDGITRLMDAVNINIKSNNISYDSKSFEEAREKKARIIQWVPANDNIKAKIVMSDASIVEGVCEASCKDLKIGDIVQFERFGFARLDEISNNELVFYFAHK from the coding sequence ATGGACGAGTTAGAAAAAACAATCTATAAATATGCACTTTTAAATGCAATAAAACATAAGGGGAATGGGAATCCTGGAGCTGTTATGGGGGCTATTATGAGTAGTGAACCAGATCTTAGGAAGGATGCAAAAAAAATAGGTCCTATTTCTGGAAAACTAGTTGCAAAAGTTAATCAAATGAGCCTTGAGGAACAAGAATCTGAAATAACTAAACTTGGTGTTGATTTAAATGATCAAAAATCAAAAGAAAAATCTAATAATAAAGAAAAAGGTTTAACTGATTTACCTGGAAGTCATGATGGGATTGTTATGAGGTTTGCACCTAATCCAAGTGGACCTCTTCATATTGGTCATGCAAGAGCTGCTGTTCCCAATGCAGAATATGTAAAGAGATATAATGGGAAGTTGATTCTTCGTATTGAAGATACAGATCCAAAACGGATTTATCCTCCTGCTTATGATATGATTCCAGAAGATCTTCACTGGTTAGGTATTGAATTTAATGAAATTTATTATCAAAGTGATAGATTTCCAATATACTATGAATATGCAGAAAAATTAATTAAAATCGGGGCTGCATATATGTGTACTTGTGATGGTGGAGATTTTAAGAAACTTAAAGATGAATGTGAATCTTGTCCATGTAGAGGAAATTCTCCAGAAGAAAATATGGAACTTTGGAAAGAATTTCCTACTATGAAATCTGGTCAAGCAGTTCTTCGTGTAAAAACAGATATAAATCATAAGAATCCTGCTATTCGTGATTGGGTAGCTATGAGAATTGTTGATGAAGAACATCCTAGAATTGGAACAAAATATAGAATTTATCCTATGATGAACTTTTCTGTAGCTATTGATGATCATTTAATGGGGATGTCTCATGTTTTAAGAGGAAAAGATCATTTAGCTAATAGTGAAAAGCAAAAATACCTATATGAACATATGGGGTGGGATATTCCTAAATTTATCCATTATGGTAGATTAAAAATGGAAGATATTGCTCTTAGTACTTCAAAAGCATTAAATGGAATTGAAACTGGAGAATACAGTGGTTGGGATGATCCACGACTTGGAACTCTTCGAGCCATAGCTAGAAGAGGAATTCAAGCTAAAACTCTTCATGATTTAATGATTGAAATTGGAGTAAAAATGTCTGATTCAGCTATTAGCTGGAAAAAGATTTATGGTTTAAATAGAAACATCTTAGAAGAAAAAGCTAATCGTTATTTCTTTGTTCCTAATCCTAAAAAAATAGAGATAGTTAATTTAACTGAAAGTTTAAATGATAATTTAAATGATAATCTAAGTGAAAATTCAGATAAAAACAGTTTTAGTGACGATTTAAATCTTCCAGAAACTATTGAAAGGCCATTACATCCTGATTATTTAGATAGGGGCAATAGAAAACTCGTATTTGATGGTGAAGTATATATCCCTTCTGATGATTTAAATGATGGAATTACTCGATTAATGGATGCTGTAAATATTAATATTAAATCCAATAATATTAGCTATGATAGTAAGTCCTTTGAAGAAGCAAGAGAAAAAAAGGCAAGAATAATTCAATGGGTTCCAGCTAATGATAATATTAAAGCAAAAATAGTCATGAGTGACGCTTCTATAGTTGAAGGAGTATGTGAAGCAAGTTGTAAAGATCTTAAAATTGGGGATATTGTACAATTTGAGAGATTTGGATTTGCTAGGCTTGATGAGATATCAAATAATGAACTAGTATTTTATTTTGCCCACAAATAA